From Cystobacter ferrugineus, the proteins below share one genomic window:
- a CDS encoding TetR/AcrR family transcriptional regulator, which translates to MGRISGARNRDHEETRSRLAQSLAQQLLLAGGTHPSLRTLAEGAGVDPGTLRHYFGDRQGVMQAAFGHLMKFGQERQAWAKSLAERPAREAFHHLLEQISAAWAGSLGGMHAAGFAEGMSDSELGQIYISSIFEPTLNAIEELLIVFHARGELSVPDARVAGLALLSPVLMALFHQHQLHGRRCRPLDLAVFIERHLDGFMKGYAK; encoded by the coding sequence ATGGGAAGAATATCGGGAGCGCGCAACCGCGATCATGAGGAGACGCGTTCGAGGCTCGCGCAGAGCCTCGCGCAGCAACTCCTCCTGGCGGGGGGCACGCACCCGAGCCTGCGGACGCTCGCGGAGGGCGCGGGGGTCGATCCTGGCACGCTGCGCCACTACTTCGGTGATCGCCAGGGCGTGATGCAGGCCGCTTTCGGGCACCTGATGAAATTCGGACAGGAGCGCCAGGCCTGGGCGAAGAGCCTGGCGGAGCGTCCCGCGAGAGAGGCCTTCCACCACCTGCTGGAGCAGATCTCCGCGGCCTGGGCAGGCTCATTGGGTGGCATGCACGCCGCGGGCTTCGCCGAGGGCATGAGTGATTCGGAGCTGGGGCAGATCTACATCTCCTCCATCTTCGAGCCCACGCTCAACGCCATCGAGGAATTGCTCATCGTCTTCCACGCGCGCGGCGAGTTGTCGGTGCCGGATGCGCGGGTGGCGGGACTCGCGCTGTTGTCTCCGGTGCTGATGGCGCTCTTCCACCAGCACCAGTTGCACGGGCGCCGCTGCCGTCCGCTCGACCTGGCTGTCTTCATCGAGCGGCACCTGGACGGCTTCATGAAGGGCTACGCGAAGTAA
- a CDS encoding lytic polysaccharide monooxygenase auxiliary activity family 9 protein, whose protein sequence is MQTHIKKTWLTLSLALGVASVAHGHGLIQDPPSRNWYCGAFTKPDETGRPGEYAECADAFRDDFSGGYQFMSVLTHAQGRAVVSPLPQNVCGFNSETWRGGATPWDKSINWPTSTISPGPRTITWNISWGPHYDDTEEFRYWITKPGFVYEVGKPLTWDDFETEAFCVLKYNDKNPTGNPAVVADKANSLFHTTCNVPQREGRHVIYAEWGRNHYTYERFHGCVDVVISGSSARP, encoded by the coding sequence ATGCAGACGCACATCAAGAAGACGTGGCTGACCCTGTCTCTGGCATTGGGAGTCGCCTCGGTTGCTCACGGCCACGGGTTGATCCAGGACCCGCCCTCGCGCAACTGGTACTGTGGCGCGTTCACCAAGCCGGATGAGACGGGCAGACCCGGTGAGTACGCGGAGTGCGCCGATGCCTTCCGCGATGACTTCTCCGGCGGCTATCAATTCATGAGCGTGCTCACCCACGCACAGGGACGGGCCGTGGTCAGCCCCCTGCCGCAGAACGTCTGTGGCTTCAACAGCGAGACCTGGCGCGGCGGTGCCACGCCCTGGGACAAGTCCATCAACTGGCCGACCAGCACCATCAGCCCTGGTCCCCGCACCATCACCTGGAACATCTCCTGGGGCCCGCATTACGATGACACCGAGGAGTTCCGCTACTGGATCACCAAGCCCGGCTTCGTCTATGAGGTTGGCAAGCCCCTGACCTGGGACGACTTCGAGACGGAAGCGTTCTGCGTGCTCAAGTACAACGACAAGAACCCCACCGGCAATCCGGCGGTGGTCGCGGACAAGGCCAACTCGCTCTTCCACACCACGTGCAACGTGCCGCAGCGCGAGGGCCGCCACGTCATCTACGCCGAGTGGGGGCGCAACCACTACACCTATGAGCGATTCCACGGCTGTGTCGACGTGGTGATCTCCGGCTCCAGCGCGCGGCCCTGA
- a CDS encoding ester cyclase, which produces MRIATHILAAFVGFTALVGSSTYAAEELPQPRKLTVDRGLSHYQAYTQLLAARRYYAFWNTGVEAYARAALAENFIDLNLPEGRPQGPTGPIVASRTFRAAVPDLSVSVEEAWVVGEQVISRLRFTGHFSGQFGDLQGDGRSIQFDAVDIYTIKDGRISTNWHLEDNLTFLTRIGAVVKS; this is translated from the coding sequence ATGCGTATCGCGACTCACATCCTGGCCGCTTTTGTTGGTTTCACCGCCCTCGTTGGCTCATCCACCTACGCGGCCGAGGAGCTGCCTCAGCCCAGGAAGCTCACGGTGGACCGGGGCCTGTCCCACTACCAGGCGTACACGCAGCTTCTGGCGGCACGGCGTTACTACGCCTTCTGGAACACGGGGGTGGAGGCGTACGCCAGGGCGGCGCTCGCCGAGAACTTCATCGACCTGAACCTCCCCGAGGGCCGGCCCCAGGGACCGACGGGTCCCATCGTCGCCTCGCGCACCTTCCGTGCGGCGGTGCCGGATCTCTCGGTCTCGGTCGAGGAGGCCTGGGTGGTGGGTGAGCAGGTCATCAGCCGCCTGCGCTTCACCGGCCACTTCTCCGGCCAGTTCGGTGACCTCCAGGGCGATGGCCGCTCCATCCAATTCGACGCCGTGGACATCTACACGATCAAGGATGGCCGCATCTCCACGAACTGGCACCTGGAGGACAACCTCACGTTCCTCACGAGGATCGGCGCCGTCGTGAAGTCTTGA
- a CDS encoding LysR family transcriptional regulator, which produces MIDSLLDVTVFTRVVSAGSLSAAARELGMSLAVVSKRLARLEERLGVRLVNRTTRSLNLTEEGTEFHARCVRVLGEIGEAEEKVRSLRHGASGLLKVTATAAFARRHLGRLIPRFLERYPDIRVQLDVSDSVVGLVESGYDVAIRFGALPDSGLIARRLAPNHRVVCGAPSYFARKGRPQRPADLKNHDCIAFGNPPNQDWQFEGPGGETTTVRVAGPLVSNNGEVAHEWALEGGGLVLKSIWDVGADLEAGRLEVALPNYRVPAAPIHAIYPHTRGVAAKVKVFIEFLGGELHAAYRWDGMERVENTTSR; this is translated from the coding sequence ATGATCGACAGCCTGCTCGACGTGACCGTCTTCACGCGGGTCGTGAGCGCGGGGAGTCTCTCGGCTGCGGCAAGGGAATTGGGAATGTCGCTGGCCGTCGTCAGCAAGCGCCTCGCGCGGCTGGAGGAGCGGCTCGGGGTACGGCTCGTGAACCGCACCACCCGCAGCTTGAACCTGACCGAAGAGGGCACCGAGTTCCATGCGCGGTGCGTGCGCGTGCTCGGCGAGATTGGTGAAGCCGAGGAGAAGGTGCGCTCCCTGCGGCATGGGGCGAGTGGACTGCTGAAGGTGACCGCGACCGCGGCCTTCGCCCGGCGACACCTCGGGCGGCTCATCCCCCGTTTCCTGGAGCGCTATCCCGACATCCGCGTGCAGCTCGACGTGTCGGACTCGGTGGTCGGCCTCGTGGAGTCGGGCTACGACGTCGCCATCCGCTTCGGCGCCCTGCCCGACTCGGGCCTGATCGCCAGACGGCTCGCGCCCAATCACCGTGTGGTGTGTGGAGCGCCCTCCTACTTCGCCAGGAAGGGCAGGCCCCAGCGCCCCGCTGATTTGAAGAACCATGACTGCATCGCCTTCGGCAACCCGCCGAACCAGGACTGGCAGTTCGAGGGGCCTGGTGGGGAGACGACGACGGTGCGCGTCGCGGGCCCGCTGGTGAGCAACAATGGCGAGGTAGCGCACGAGTGGGCGCTCGAAGGTGGAGGGCTCGTGCTCAAGTCGATCTGGGACGTCGGAGCGGACCTCGAGGCTGGACGGCTCGAAGTGGCCCTGCCCAACTACCGGGTCCCCGCCGCTCCCATCCATGCCATCTACCCCCACACCCGTGGGGTCGCGGCGAAGGTGAAGGTCTTCATCGAGTTCCTCGGCGGAGAGCTTCACGCGGCCTATCGGTGGGACGGCATGGAGCGGGTGGAGAACACAACCTCCAGGTAA
- a CDS encoding DUF4038 domain-containing protein → MRKSLLSLLCLSFLSACGSETTPFDMPETGSAPDTMGTDTASLAALPKLRVSNNKRFLEKEDGTPFFWLGDTAWQVLPYLNRSEIQTYLNNRADNRFNVVQAVALGPETGTGANAQGDVPFLNGNYTTPATTTGNDPNNATQYDFWDHVDYFINEAEARGIYTALLPTWGGPVAEGALSASAAQSYGEFLGRRYASKPIIWVLGGDTSPVGREAVWRALAKGIAIGVSSTEDYSKVLMTFHPKGGTKSSLWFHNEPWLDFNMQQNGHSTSKTVWKDISYDYNLPSPKPTLDGEPTYEQILIDLQGPGHTNDADVRRFAYLTVFAGAFGITYGHNSVWQMYAPGRPARFSPVNYWYEGIKAPGAAQMKYLRQLMESRPVLVRIPDQGVLTTVINDANQYQRIQATRASDKSYAFVYSASGLAFTVNMDRIAGGTVRAHWYDPRTGKAQLLGTYPNTGTRQFTPPSSGLGNDWVLVLDNASLDFPAPGGSTSQPTEPPVSEGYTTAAASASPSSVAPGQTVMLSVSIRAAAAVSGRNVKLSVRNAANAVQTDLNFVSQNFAQGESKTYQFDYSVPSNLASGTYCVTSGVTDSGWATWYYWDNCATSFTVSTAPAPTVGFSLVSATVSPTTVSRGGTVRLSSTFKSNAAASGVNVKLDVRDSTGANSVNSHPIGNLSFTQGQSQTFQRDYTVPSTPGTYCLATGVADPTWATWYVWSNCAAKFTVQ, encoded by the coding sequence GTGCGCAAATCGTTGCTCTCCCTGCTGTGTCTTTCATTCTTGTCGGCCTGTGGATCCGAGACGACGCCGTTCGACATGCCGGAGACGGGCTCGGCGCCGGACACGATGGGGACGGACACCGCCTCGCTGGCGGCGCTTCCCAAGCTGCGTGTGAGCAACAACAAGCGCTTCCTGGAGAAGGAGGACGGCACGCCGTTCTTCTGGTTGGGGGACACGGCCTGGCAGGTCCTTCCCTATCTCAACCGTTCGGAGATCCAGACGTACCTGAACAACCGCGCGGATAATCGCTTCAACGTCGTCCAGGCAGTTGCCCTCGGCCCGGAGACCGGCACGGGTGCCAATGCCCAAGGTGACGTGCCCTTCCTGAATGGCAATTACACGACCCCCGCCACCACGACGGGCAATGATCCGAACAACGCCACCCAGTACGACTTCTGGGATCATGTCGACTACTTCATCAACGAGGCCGAGGCGCGCGGCATCTACACGGCGCTGCTGCCCACCTGGGGCGGGCCCGTGGCGGAGGGCGCGCTCTCCGCGTCCGCTGCCCAGTCCTATGGCGAGTTCCTGGGCCGCCGCTATGCCAGCAAGCCCATCATCTGGGTGCTCGGGGGAGACACCTCGCCCGTGGGAAGGGAGGCCGTCTGGCGCGCGCTGGCCAAGGGCATTGCCATCGGCGTTTCCAGCACCGAGGACTACAGCAAGGTGTTGATGACCTTCCACCCGAAGGGCGGGACGAAGTCCTCTCTCTGGTTCCACAACGAGCCGTGGTTGGACTTCAACATGCAGCAGAATGGCCACAGCACGAGCAAGACTGTCTGGAAGGATATCTCGTACGACTACAACCTCCCGTCGCCGAAACCCACGCTGGACGGAGAGCCCACCTACGAGCAGATCCTCATCGATCTCCAGGGACCTGGTCATACCAACGACGCCGACGTGCGGAGGTTCGCGTATTTGACCGTGTTCGCCGGAGCCTTCGGCATCACCTACGGACACAACTCGGTGTGGCAGATGTACGCCCCGGGCCGCCCAGCGCGGTTCTCGCCCGTGAACTACTGGTACGAGGGCATCAAGGCTCCGGGCGCGGCGCAGATGAAGTATCTGCGCCAGCTCATGGAGTCGCGCCCGGTGCTGGTGCGCATCCCGGACCAGGGCGTGCTGACCACGGTCATCAACGATGCCAACCAGTACCAGCGCATCCAGGCCACGCGGGCCTCGGACAAGAGCTACGCCTTCGTCTACAGCGCGTCCGGTCTGGCCTTCACGGTGAACATGGACCGCATCGCTGGCGGAACGGTCCGCGCCCACTGGTATGACCCGCGTACCGGCAAGGCGCAGTTGCTGGGCACCTATCCCAACACGGGCACCCGGCAGTTCACTCCTCCCAGCAGCGGTCTGGGCAATGACTGGGTGCTGGTGCTGGACAATGCCTCGCTCGACTTCCCGGCGCCGGGCGGCTCGACGTCGCAGCCCACCGAGCCTCCGGTGAGCGAGGGGTACACGACGGCCGCCGCCTCGGCCTCGCCCTCCAGCGTGGCCCCGGGACAGACCGTCATGCTCTCGGTGTCCATCCGGGCCGCCGCCGCGGTGTCGGGCCGCAACGTGAAGCTCTCGGTGCGCAACGCCGCGAACGCCGTCCAGACCGACCTCAACTTCGTGAGCCAGAACTTCGCCCAGGGCGAGTCCAAGACGTACCAGTTCGACTACAGCGTGCCCTCGAACCTGGCCAGCGGCACGTACTGCGTGACCTCGGGCGTGACCGATTCGGGCTGGGCCACGTGGTACTACTGGGACAACTGCGCCACCTCGTTCACGGTTTCCACCGCGCCCGCGCCGACCGTCGGTTTCTCCCTCGTGTCCGCGACGGTCTCCCCCACGACGGTGAGCCGCGGCGGCACGGTGAGACTCTCCAGCACCTTCAAGTCGAACGCGGCCGCCAGCGGCGTGAACGTGAAGCTCGACGTGCGTGACTCCACCGGCGCGAATTCCGTCAACAGCCACCCGATTGGCAACCTGAGCTTCACCCAGGGGCAGTCGCAGACGTTCCAGCGCGACTACACCGTCCCGTCGACCCCGGGCACCTACTGCCTGGCCACGGGCGTGGCCGATCCGACCTGGGCGACCTGGTACGTGTGGAGCAACTGCGCGGCGAAGTTCACGGTCCAGTAA
- a CDS encoding HAMP domain-containing methyl-accepting chemotaxis protein, with the protein MTWFYDLKISSKLVIAFLCLSSLTLVLGFLAIRQMESMAKAADELTDNRIPSLVYVSDANTDTSDFLIAGVQHVLSTDDSEMAQHERRMRAQREAIERILARYEPLIVREEERRLYEEFKRLWDEFLTECDKVIMHSRAHQKDEARRVIHDRSRRAYVAAREKLEALVVAIQVSSKSASARSDATYMSARGWIIGAMAGSFLLGLILSLFIARLISRPLSSAVQLADRIAEGDLTVRISSNARDETGRLLAALQRMVQNLAQVIGEVREGASALASASAQLSSSSQLLSQGTSEQASSVEETTSSLEQITASITQNRDHGRQMERMSAQGARDAQESGEVVKETVEAMGSIAEKISIIEEIAYKTNLLALNAAIEAARAGEHGKGFAVVATEVRKLAERSQTAAREISTLASRSVKVAARSGELLSELVPSLRKTADLVQEVVAASVEQASGVGQINKAMALVDQVTQRNASASEEVASTAEELSSQAEALSQLVSFFRVGNGSERGSAPPRSLAPMGSAGHGLNVAA; encoded by the coding sequence ATGACCTGGTTCTACGATCTGAAGATTTCCTCGAAGCTGGTTATCGCCTTCCTTTGTCTGAGCTCCCTCACCCTGGTGCTGGGCTTCCTGGCCATCCGCCAGATGGAGTCGATGGCCAAGGCGGCCGATGAGTTGACGGACAATCGCATACCGAGCCTGGTCTACGTCTCGGACGCGAACACGGACACCTCGGACTTCCTCATCGCCGGGGTGCAGCACGTCCTCTCGACGGATGACTCGGAGATGGCACAGCACGAGCGGAGGATGCGAGCCCAGCGGGAGGCCATCGAGCGGATCCTCGCCAGGTACGAGCCCCTCATCGTTCGCGAGGAGGAGCGGCGCCTGTACGAGGAGTTCAAGCGGCTCTGGGATGAGTTCCTGACGGAGTGCGACAAGGTCATCATGCACTCGCGGGCACACCAGAAGGACGAGGCCCGGCGGGTGATCCACGATCGCTCGCGGCGGGCCTACGTGGCCGCCAGGGAGAAGCTGGAGGCGTTGGTGGTCGCCATCCAGGTGTCCTCGAAGAGCGCGTCGGCGCGCTCGGATGCCACCTATATGAGTGCGCGCGGGTGGATCATCGGCGCCATGGCGGGCAGCTTCCTCCTCGGCCTGATCCTCAGCCTCTTCATCGCCCGGCTCATCTCCCGGCCGCTGAGCAGCGCGGTGCAGTTGGCGGATCGGATCGCCGAGGGCGACCTCACCGTGCGCATCTCCTCGAACGCTCGGGACGAGACGGGCCGGTTGCTGGCGGCCCTGCAGCGCATGGTCCAGAACCTGGCCCAGGTGATTGGCGAGGTGCGGGAGGGGGCCAGCGCGCTCGCCTCCGCGTCGGCGCAGCTATCGTCCTCCTCGCAGCTTCTGTCGCAGGGCACCAGCGAGCAGGCCAGCAGTGTGGAGGAGACCACCTCCAGCCTGGAGCAGATAACGGCCAGCATCACCCAGAACCGTGACCATGGCCGGCAGATGGAGCGGATGTCCGCGCAGGGCGCACGGGATGCGCAGGAGAGCGGCGAGGTGGTGAAGGAGACGGTGGAGGCCATGGGCTCCATCGCGGAGAAGATCTCCATCATCGAGGAGATCGCCTACAAGACGAACCTGCTCGCGCTCAACGCGGCCATCGAGGCGGCGAGGGCGGGAGAGCACGGCAAGGGCTTCGCGGTGGTGGCCACGGAGGTGCGCAAGCTGGCCGAGCGCAGCCAGACGGCGGCGCGGGAGATCTCGACGCTGGCCTCCCGCAGCGTGAAGGTGGCGGCGCGCTCGGGAGAGCTGTTGTCGGAGCTGGTGCCTTCTCTTCGCAAGACGGCGGACCTGGTGCAGGAGGTGGTGGCGGCCTCGGTGGAGCAGGCCAGCGGGGTGGGGCAGATCAACAAGGCGATGGCCCTCGTGGACCAGGTGACGCAACGCAATGCGTCGGCCTCCGAGGAGGTGGCGTCCACGGCGGAGGAACTCTCCTCCCAGGCGGAGGCGCTCAGCCAGCTCGTGTCCTTCTTCCGTGTGGGCAATGGCTCCGAGCGCGGAAGTGCTCCACCCAGGTCCCTCGCGCCCATGGGCTCCGCGGGGCATGGGCTGAACGTGGCCGCGTGA
- a CDS encoding PhoX family protein: MRSTHSGWVRRTGRLVCASLTTLTLSACTGEPGAPGSPGPQGPAGQSKSLSFTPVNAARTQEEKRAVYASPKANVNGKEVSLGYETVLRSGQPLGEHIFGRMIQKDGGPVKNTDGSDFISPSNDFSALIQKGNRLFELTQFETTPASMYLSELRQDPDGKLTAISTRPIDFSSVQGYWTPCAGSVSPWNTNLSSEEYPTDARVYESAASVSALTQAERSMLRYWGLDPATASIAEAKAVYSPYRYGYVVEVSVDDSGATTVAKHYAAGRRALELAYVMPDRKTVYLSDDGSNDGFYMFVATRPGDLSEGQLYAARWFQTTPSGQPSGRADIYWLPLGPSATDAEVKALIEGGIQFSHIFETEPQASDGSCPNVASGFRAINTETGRECLRLKPGQELAASRLESRRYAAYVGATTEFRKTEGITYNPAAHRLYVSFSELNHGMINDPTGKDLGGGNHIQVARNDCGAVYEMVVSSNVAVGSDYVVESAAPLVEGMWLKAPGASLYPSNSPFYDPTFTSVDSNGISNPGTVNVCSVNGIANPDNLSFINGYDTLLIGEDSVDGHQNDMVWAYNIVTRELTRIFSAPYGSETTGVYFYPDINGYAYIKAQVQHPYGESDIEKAGTDASVKQSYTGYIGPFPAMN; the protein is encoded by the coding sequence ATGAGATCGACTCATTCGGGATGGGTGCGCCGGACGGGGCGCCTGGTATGCGCGTCCCTGACCACGCTCACGCTCTCCGCTTGCACGGGTGAGCCCGGAGCCCCGGGGTCCCCGGGGCCTCAGGGTCCGGCCGGCCAGAGCAAGTCGCTCAGCTTCACTCCGGTCAATGCCGCGCGCACCCAGGAAGAGAAGAGGGCCGTCTACGCCAGCCCCAAGGCGAACGTGAACGGGAAGGAGGTCTCCCTCGGTTACGAAACCGTGCTGCGCTCCGGTCAGCCCCTGGGCGAGCACATCTTCGGGCGCATGATCCAGAAGGATGGTGGCCCGGTGAAGAACACGGATGGCTCGGACTTCATCTCCCCGTCCAACGACTTCTCGGCGCTCATCCAGAAGGGCAACAGGCTCTTCGAGCTCACCCAGTTCGAGACCACGCCCGCGTCGATGTACCTCTCCGAGCTGCGCCAGGATCCCGACGGAAAGCTCACCGCCATCAGCACCCGCCCCATCGACTTCTCGAGCGTGCAGGGCTACTGGACTCCCTGCGCGGGCAGCGTGTCCCCCTGGAACACCAACTTGAGCAGCGAGGAGTACCCGACGGACGCGCGCGTCTATGAGAGCGCGGCCTCGGTGAGCGCGCTCACCCAGGCGGAGCGCTCGATGCTGCGCTACTGGGGGCTGGATCCGGCCACCGCCTCCATCGCCGAGGCCAAGGCCGTCTACTCCCCCTACCGCTATGGCTATGTGGTCGAGGTCTCGGTCGACGACTCGGGCGCCACGACCGTCGCCAAGCACTACGCGGCGGGCCGGCGGGCACTCGAGCTCGCCTATGTGATGCCGGATCGCAAGACCGTCTACTTGAGCGACGATGGCAGCAACGACGGCTTCTACATGTTCGTGGCGACGCGGCCGGGAGACCTGTCCGAGGGACAGCTCTACGCGGCGCGGTGGTTCCAGACCACCCCATCGGGCCAGCCCTCGGGCCGGGCGGACATCTACTGGTTGCCCCTGGGCCCCAGCGCGACGGACGCGGAGGTGAAGGCGCTGATCGAGGGTGGCATCCAGTTCTCCCACATCTTCGAGACCGAGCCCCAGGCCAGCGATGGCTCCTGCCCGAACGTGGCCTCCGGGTTCCGCGCCATCAACACGGAGACTGGCCGCGAGTGCTTGCGGCTCAAGCCCGGTCAGGAGCTGGCGGCCTCGCGCCTGGAGAGCCGCCGGTACGCGGCCTACGTCGGAGCCACCACCGAGTTCCGCAAGACCGAGGGAATCACGTACAACCCCGCCGCCCACCGGCTCTACGTGTCCTTCAGCGAGCTGAACCACGGCATGATCAACGATCCGACGGGCAAGGATCTGGGTGGAGGCAATCACATCCAGGTCGCCCGCAACGATTGTGGCGCGGTCTACGAGATGGTCGTCTCGTCCAATGTGGCCGTTGGCAGTGACTATGTCGTCGAGTCCGCCGCGCCGCTCGTCGAGGGCATGTGGCTGAAGGCGCCCGGCGCCAGCCTCTACCCGAGCAACAGCCCCTTCTACGATCCCACCTTCACGTCCGTGGACAGCAACGGGATCTCCAATCCGGGGACCGTGAACGTCTGCAGCGTGAATGGCATCGCCAATCCCGACAACCTGTCCTTCATCAACGGGTACGACACGCTGCTCATCGGCGAGGACTCCGTCGATGGCCATCAGAACGACATGGTGTGGGCCTACAACATCGTCACGCGGGAGCTGACCCGCATCTTCTCCGCCCCCTATGGCTCGGAGACGACGGGCGTCTACTTCTACCCGGACATCAACGGCTACGCGTACATCAAGGCCCAGGTCCAGCACCCCTATGGGGAGTCCGACATCGAGAAGGCGGGGACCGATGCGAGCGTGAAGCAGTCGTACACCGGCTACATCGGCCCGTTCCCGGCGATGAACTGA